The stretch of DNA GCAGCGGTCGGCGTCGCCGTCGAAGGCCAGGCCGATGTCGGCGCCGGTCTCGCGCACCTTCGCCTGCAGGTCCACCAGGTTGTCCGGGTCCAGCGGGTTGGCCGGGTGGTTGGGGAAGGTGCCGTCCAGCTCGAAGTAGAGCGGCACGATGTCCAGCGGCAGCGCGCCGAGCGGCTCGGGCCCCAGCACCGCGGGGACGGTCAGCCCGGCCATGCCGTTGCCCGCGTCGACCACCACCTTGAGCGGCCGGATCCCGGAGAGGTCGACCAGCGACCGGAGGAACTCGGCGTAGGGGGTGAGCAGCTCCCTGTCGGTGATGGAGCCGCGCCGACCGGCGGGGGCCGGCACGCCCTGCTCGGCCAGCTCGCGGATCTCGGCCAGGCCGCTGTCCGCGCCGATCGGCGCCGCGCCGGACCGGCACATCTTGATCCCGTTGTACTGGGCCGGGTTGTGGCTGGCGGTGAACATCGCGCCGGGCATGTCCAGGCTGCCGGAGGCGTAGTAGAGCAGGTCGGTGGAGCCGAGACCGGCCATCACCACGTCGGTGCCCTGGTCGGCCGCGCCCTCGGCGAAGGCGCGGGCGAGCTCCGGGGAGGAGGGCCGCATGTCGTGCGCCACGACCACCGACGGCGCGTCGACGACGCGGGCGAACGCCGCGCCCACCGCACGCGCCACGGTGGAATCGAAGGTGTCGGGGACGATGCCGCGCACGTCGTAAGCCTTGAAGATCTGGCCGAGGTCGCCCACTGCTGCTCCGCATCCGGTTCGTTGATCGGATCTTCTCCGGGCCCCGCCGCCGTCGGCGGGGTTCCAACGTACAAGACCGGCCCCGGGCCCCCGGAGCGGCACGGCGCCTCCGGCCGCACCGGGCGTACGTGACTACGCTCGCCCCCAAGAGCCGACCACCGCCCGCGCAACAGCGGCGGGGGCCGGGGCCCGGCTGGAAGGCAGAGGTGGCGCTGGGGTGCGGCGAGGTAGGTGCCGGGCCGGGGTGTGGTGGGAAGGCGGGGGTGGGGCCGGGGACCCGGTGAGGTGGTCGCAGGGCTGGACGAGCGGGCCGGTTCCGGCCGAGAGGCGCGGTGAAGCCTCCGCCGTGGCGCTAAGCGTCCTGGCCGGAGGGCTGGTCCTGGGAGCCGGGGTCGGAGCGGACCACCCTCAGGTGCCCCTTGCCGTGCCCCTCCGCCACCGCGCCGGGGGGCGCCTGCGGGCGGCGCTGCGGAGCCTTGGGGCGGGCCGCCTCGCGCACCGCGTTGGCCAGCGCCTCCAGGTCGTCGCTGCCCGGCCCGCCGGTGCTGTCGGCGGGCAGCCGGACGACCTCCCAGCCGCGCGGGGCGGTGAGCCGCTCGGCGTGCATCGCGCACAGGTCGTAGCAGTGCGGCTCGACATAGGCCGCGAGCGGACCGAGCACGGCCGTGGAGTCGGCGTAGACATAGGTGAGCGTGAAGACTGCTGGCTGTCTGCACGCGGTTCGCGAGCAGCGTCGGACAACGCTCACGGGGACCGACCCTATTCCTTTCCTCCTACGGATGCCAGCAGGGCCCCTCCGTGTCCCGGACCAGGGCTGCGCTCCGGGCCCCGATGGCATACTCTCGAACCGTGCGACGAGTGCGCCTACAGAGGGCTCAGGCCGACCGCTTCCGACGCCGGGACCGCCGCGGCCGCGGGATCCGCGGACCTTTGGCGCCCCCGGAGTCACCGCTGTCCCGAAGCCGCGCCCAGGTCTTCGACGACCTGGTGCTGGACGCGGTGGAGCGTCTGGAGCGCGTCTGGTCGCGCGAGCTCGCGAACGTGGAGTTCCTGGTCGAGGATGTACCCCGGGTTCCGCCCGGTGTCACCGCCGAGGACGGCATCCCCTACTCCCGCCTGGAGACCGGCCGCGACGGCCGGGCCTGCATCACCGTCTACCGCCGGCCCGTGGAGATCCGCACCCGGGAGCCGGAGGAGATGGCCCTGATGGTCTACGAGACCGTCGTCGAGGAAGTGGCCAACCTGCTCGGCCTGGAGCCCGAGACGGTCGACCCGGAGACCCGGGGCTGACCCCGGCCCGGGGCCGCCCCGGCACCCTCCTCGATCCTTCCGGCCGGTCCGCCCGGCCGCTCCGGCACTGCCCCCTGCCCGTTTCACGGCCCGGGGCCGGAGCCTTTCCCAGGCCGGGCCGCCGGGGCCCTTCCCAGGTCATCGGCGCCCTTCCCGCGCCGCCCGGTACGCCCGCGCCGCCGCGCTCACGCCCCTTGCCCCGCGCCCCTCAAGTCGCCGACCCGGCCTCCGGCCCGGCGAACGGCCCTCCGGGGCCAAGGGCTCCGATCGGGTGCGGCGTCCCGCGGGGCCGGGGTTCAGACCGGCGGCGACAGCGGGGAAGGCCCGACGGGGCAGGGCTCCCCGGCCGACCGCGGCACCCCACGGGGCCGAGGTTCAAACGGGCAGCGACGGCGGGAGCGGGCCGGGGCGGCAGATCGCGTGCGGCAGGCCGGTGGGAGCGGTCGGAGACGGCGGGATCGCCGCGCCGCCGTCGCCCCGGCACCGGAACCGAGCCGCTCCAAACCCCTGACCTGGACAAACACAGAGAGTGAAGAGGGAAGGGGGTGCCCTGCACACCTGGACGTCGCCTCTTCGACGTCGGAGAGCCCATCCTGGCGCGGATCGGGCCGCAAGGTGCCCCGGACGACCTCGATCCGGGCGCCGATCGAGGGCGAGCCGTCCGAAAGGAGGGCAAAGGGGAGCCCGGAACCTGGAAGGCGGAACAGAAGAGGCGATGCGCCGCACTCCTCTCCCCGTAGAGCCCCACCTTCGCCACTCCGAGTGATCGCTACGAGGGAGGAGCGGGAGGCGGGGGTCACTACTCGCGGGTACACGTCATCCGGCCCACCGGAGAGGCACGCAGACCGAGCCCCCTTTCGCCACAGCGCCGCACTCTCCCACCGTCGCCGCCTGCTCCCGCGAGGCGCCGCGCCCGGCCGGGGTGCCCCGCCCCGCTGCCCCTTCCCCGCTGTTGTTGCCTGCTTGAACCCCGACCCCGCGAAACGCCACGCCCGACCGTGACGCCCGCCCACTCCCGCCCTCGCCGCCGGCCTGAACCCCGACCCCGCGAAACGCCGCACCCGGCCGCGATGCCCCGCCCCGCTGCCCCTTCCCCGCTGTTGTTGCCTGCTTGAACCCCGACCCCGCGAAACGCCACGCCCGACCGTGACGCCCGCCCACTCCCGCCCTCGCCGCCGGCCTGAACCCCGACCCCGCGAAACGCCGCACCCGACGAGGCGCTGCGCCCCGTCCGATCGGGGGCCGCGCATGCGTGCGGGCGGGGACGGGGTTCCGCCCCTGCCGCCCCTGCCGCTCCGTCGAAGTCGCGGGTCAGGGCACCGCGGTCAGCGAGTCGACCACCGGCGGGAGGCCGACCTCCGCCGGGGCCGGCAGGACCGGCAGCACGGAGGTGGAGCGCTTCTTGCCCTTGCCCTGGGTGAGCACCGCGGCGGCGTGCACCGGGCCGGACCCGTCCCGCAGCTCCATCAGCAGCGCGTGCGGCCCCTTGGGGGCGTCCACCTCCACCTCGGCGGTGGCGCCCGCGGCGACCTCCACCTTCATCGGGTCGGCGGTGGTGCCGTCCTCGGCGACCGGGGTGACGATCAGCGAGGCGTCCTGCTCCACCGCCCCCACCAGCAGCTCGGTCGAGGTGCCGTCCGGGTCCGCGGGGACCGCGGCGGTGCCGCCGGGCCCCTCTTCCAGGGCGGGCACGGCCGCGCTGTAGGCGCTGTCGTCGCCGCCCTCGCGCTCGGCCAGCACCCCGGCCACCACCGGGTGGTCCGACTCCACCAGGACCGTGGCGGGCTGCTCCCCCAGCGGGCCCTCCAGGCTGAGCGCGGCCGACGCGGCCGGCGGCACGTCCAGGTCCTTCAGGGACTCGTGCTCGATCTCCCCGTCCGGACCGAACAGCCGGACGTCGACCGAGGTCGGCTCGTCGCCCGGGGCCGCCACCACCAGGGTCCGGGAGCCCCCGCCCGCGGGGACGCCGGCGACCACATGCCGGGTCGACGGGCGCTCGGTGGCCGGCGCCCACTCCGACCCGCTCCCGGAGCGCTCCGCGAAGAGCGACGCCGCGACCCGGCCGGAGGCGGTGCGCACGTGCACCGCGACGGCCCGCCCCGAGGAGCCCAGCTCGGTGAGCTCGCCCAGCTCGACGGTGGCCTCGCCCTCCGGCGGGACCTCCACCCCTCGAGTCTCCTCCTCCGAGATCGGGCCGTCGGCGGCGTAGACGTCCACGTTGGCCACGGCGGTCCCGGAGTCGACGTTGGCCAGGTGCACGGTGAGCTTCTTCAGGTCCTCGCCCGAGGGGGCGGTGAACCAGGTGCTCCAGCCGGGCTCGGTGCAGTGCACCGTCGATGCGCCGGGGTCGTCGCCGTCCTCGGCGACCGCGGTCTGCGCGGCCTCCAGGCCGCCGGCGAAGGCGCCCTCGGCGCGCAGCACGGTGTGCCGGCCCTCGTCGGCGTCGCTCACGTCGGTGGTGAGCAGCTGACCGGGCAGTTCGCCCTCGGCGAGTCGGCGGGCGTTGGCCCGGTTGGCGGAGAGCAGCAGCTCGCCGTCCTCCTCCCCGCGGTACGGCGTGAACGCGGCGACCTCGGTGAGCAGGTCGTCGTCCTGCGGCGGCGGGCAGACCCGCAGCGCGGACTCGACCCGCATCGTCTCGGCGCTTCCGCCGCCGGCCGTCCCGCCGGGCGCCGGGCGGGTGACGAAGGCCACCCCGAACAGCGCGGCCAGCGCGATCGCGACCAGTCCGAGCAGGGCGAACCGGTTCTCCACGAGCAGCTTCAT from Nocardiopsis composta encodes:
- a CDS encoding phosphomannomutase/phosphoglucomutase; the protein is MGDLGQIFKAYDVRGIVPDTFDSTVARAVGAAFARVVDAPSVVVAHDMRPSSPELARAFAEGAADQGTDVVMAGLGSTDLLYYASGSLDMPGAMFTASHNPAQYNGIKMCRSGAAPIGADSGLAEIRELAEQGVPAPAGRRGSITDRELLTPYAEFLRSLVDLSGIRPLKVVVDAGNGMAGLTVPAVLGPEPLGALPLDIVPLYFELDGTFPNHPANPLDPDNLVDLQAKVRETGADIGLAFDGDADRCFVVDERGEPVPPSAITALVAERELAKEPGATVIHNLITSRAVPEIIRERGGVPVRTRVGHSFIKGSMAETGAIFGGEHSAHYYFREFWRADTGMLAALHVLAALGGGAQALSELTRQYTRYAASGEINSEVADQEGRTAAVEAEFGSRPGAEVDRLDGLTVSFADGSWFNLRASNTEPLLRLNVEAPDTAGMERLRDEVLAVVRG
- a CDS encoding DUF3499 domain-containing protein — its product is MSVVRRCSRTACRQPAVFTLTYVYADSTAVLGPLAAYVEPHCYDLCAMHAERLTAPRGWEVVRLPADSTGGPGSDDLEALANAVREAARPKAPQRRPQAPPGAVAEGHGKGHLRVVRSDPGSQDQPSGQDA
- a CDS encoding metallopeptidase family protein, translating into MAYSRTVRRVRLQRAQADRFRRRDRRGRGIRGPLAPPESPLSRSRAQVFDDLVLDAVERLERVWSRELANVEFLVEDVPRVPPGVTAEDGIPYSRLETGRDGRACITVYRRPVEIRTREPEEMALMVYETVVEEVANLLGLEPETVDPETRG
- a CDS encoding DUF5719 family protein, translated to MKLLVENRFALLGLVAIALAALFGVAFVTRPAPGGTAGGGSAETMRVESALRVCPPPQDDDLLTEVAAFTPYRGEEDGELLLSANRANARRLAEGELPGQLLTTDVSDADEGRHTVLRAEGAFAGGLEAAQTAVAEDGDDPGASTVHCTEPGWSTWFTAPSGEDLKKLTVHLANVDSGTAVANVDVYAADGPISEEETRGVEVPPEGEATVELGELTELGSSGRAVAVHVRTASGRVAASLFAERSGSGSEWAPATERPSTRHVVAGVPAGGGSRTLVVAAPGDEPTSVDVRLFGPDGEIEHESLKDLDVPPAASAALSLEGPLGEQPATVLVESDHPVVAGVLAEREGGDDSAYSAAVPALEEGPGGTAAVPADPDGTSTELLVGAVEQDASLIVTPVAEDGTTADPMKVEVAAGATAEVEVDAPKGPHALLMELRDGSGPVHAAAVLTQGKGKKRSTSVLPVLPAPAEVGLPPVVDSLTAVP